A single genomic interval of Chryseobacterium paludis harbors:
- a CDS encoding response regulator transcription factor: protein MEKSKILYAEDDKTIAFLIKDSLESYYEIYCYPDGRSALDAFNSQSFDICLLDIMMPELNGFEVAQEIRSKNSEIPIIFISAKALKEDRIKGLKIGADDYLVKPFSIEELILKIEVFLKRTKKTDTSQLKYKVGKYNFDPKNYTLQDMESSITLTQRESELLLYFIRHKNVVLKRQDILKAIWGDDDYFMGRSLDVFISRLRKVLIDEKNILIENLHGIGFRFSEKK from the coding sequence ATGGAGAAATCTAAAATTTTATATGCAGAAGATGACAAAACTATAGCTTTCCTCATCAAGGATAGCCTGGAAAGTTATTATGAAATCTACTGTTATCCTGATGGAAGATCTGCACTTGATGCATTCAATAGCCAGAGTTTTGACATTTGTCTTTTGGATATTATGATGCCAGAACTGAATGGATTTGAAGTAGCCCAGGAAATCCGCAGTAAAAATTCTGAAATCCCCATCATTTTCATTTCTGCAAAAGCTTTAAAAGAAGACCGGATCAAAGGGCTGAAAATTGGTGCTGATGATTATTTGGTAAAACCATTCAGCATAGAGGAATTAATCCTAAAAATTGAAGTTTTCCTGAAACGCACAAAGAAAACAGATACCTCTCAGCTAAAATATAAAGTCGGAAAATATAATTTTGACCCCAAGAACTATACCCTGCAGGATATGGAAAGCAGCATCACGCTTACACAAAGAGAATCTGAACTGCTATTATATTTTATCCGCCACAAAAATGTTGTTCTAAAAAGGCAGGATATCCTTAAAGCGATCTGGGGTGATGATGATTATTTTATGGGACGGAGTCTCGATGTATTTATTTCCAGACTGCGTAAAGTACTTATTGATGAGAAGAATATTTTGATTGAAAATCTACATGGAATAGGTTTCCGTTTTTCTGAAAAAAAATAA
- a CDS encoding sensor histidine kinase → MKIKKLNIIITLGFIAIIGILIAQLLWTRQAYNLEDKKFNQKVNIALLEVAEKLSGGKASFTENPVQNIANDYYVVNTNNEFHPVVLEHYLRTEFTRFQINTDYVYALYNCHSDKMIYGKYMSKNQESPSDKVINFPKHKNLIYYFSIRFPDKTTYLISSLRFWYLLTFALIIILLVYVYSIYTIIEQKKFSELQRDFINNMTHEFKTPLSSILLASESLSKQNIVQENPKLQTYTSIIINQSYKLNSHIEKILNIAKNDSSGLSLKPIKIILLPFVQEITSTIQQKNENVTIHVEIENSFSIMADEFHFTNIIYNILDNSIKYCEGKPQIVISASKDSKGLYLKFKDNGMGIPAKNISDIFEKFYRVNTKKTEEINGFGLGLFYVKKVVRQHNWKISVENNTDKGITVTIFFPF, encoded by the coding sequence ATGAAAATAAAAAAACTTAATATCATTATAACGTTAGGATTCATTGCTATTATCGGAATTTTAATAGCTCAGCTGCTATGGACCCGACAGGCATATAATCTTGAAGATAAAAAATTTAACCAAAAAGTAAATATCGCTTTATTAGAGGTAGCGGAAAAATTGTCTGGTGGAAAGGCTTCTTTCACAGAAAACCCTGTACAGAATATTGCCAATGACTATTACGTGGTCAATACCAATAATGAATTTCACCCTGTCGTTCTGGAACATTACCTTAGAACAGAATTCACCCGTTTTCAAATTAATACCGATTATGTATATGCCCTATACAATTGCCATAGCGATAAAATGATTTATGGGAAATATATGTCGAAAAATCAGGAGAGCCCCAGTGATAAGGTTATTAATTTTCCAAAGCATAAAAATCTTATCTATTATTTTTCCATACGCTTTCCTGATAAAACGACTTATTTAATAAGTTCACTTAGGTTTTGGTATTTACTTACATTTGCTCTTATTATCATTCTCTTGGTATATGTATATTCCATATATACTATTATTGAACAAAAAAAATTCTCAGAACTACAACGTGACTTTATCAATAATATGACCCATGAATTTAAAACACCATTATCTTCTATACTTTTAGCTTCAGAATCTCTCAGTAAGCAAAATATAGTACAGGAAAACCCCAAACTGCAAACTTATACTTCCATCATTATTAATCAAAGCTATAAGCTTAATAGCCATATTGAAAAAATACTGAATATTGCTAAAAATGATTCTTCAGGACTGTCCTTAAAGCCCATAAAAATAATATTACTTCCATTTGTTCAGGAAATTACCAGTACCATACAGCAAAAGAATGAAAATGTTACCATTCATGTAGAAATCGAAAACAGCTTCTCCATAATGGCAGATGAATTTCATTTTACAAATATCATTTACAACATTTTAGATAACTCCATAAAGTATTGTGAAGGAAAACCCCAAATTGTAATTTCAGCATCTAAAGACTCAAAAGGCTTATATTTAAAGTTTAAAGACAATGGAATGGGGATTCCTGCTAAAAATATTTCTGATATTTTTGAAAAGTTTTACAGGGTGAATACAAAAAAGACGGAGGAGATCAATGGTTTTGGATTAGGGTTATTTTATGTAAAAAAAGTAGTCCGGCAACATAACTGGAAAATTTCAGTTGAGAATAATACAGATAAAGGAATTACGGTAACGATCTTTTTCCCATTTTAA
- a CDS encoding DUF1573 domain-containing protein — translation MKKLKISALLAVLAFSPFYANVFTAESTSIVRMIADAIKWKSESIDVGNIPQGKPKIIRFEFTNTSSKPIVIENVAPSCGCTTADYTKTPILPGKKGFVEASFNAAAAGPFMKTVNVTTSESKTPKTLSFKGVVVS, via the coding sequence ATGAAAAAATTAAAAATCTCAGCACTTTTGGCTGTTTTGGCATTCTCACCGTTTTATGCAAATGTATTTACTGCTGAAAGTACTTCAATAGTAAGAATGATTGCAGATGCAATTAAATGGAAATCAGAATCTATAGATGTAGGAAATATTCCGCAAGGAAAACCAAAGATTATCAGATTTGAATTTACCAATACATCTTCAAAGCCAATAGTTATTGAAAATGTAGCGCCATCATGTGGTTGTACAACAGCAGATTATACTAAAACTCCAATTCTTCCAGGAAAAAAAGGATTTGTAGAAGCCAGTTTTAATGCAGCTGCTGCAGGCCCTTTCATGAAAACGGTGAATGTTACAACAAGCGAAAGCAAAACTCCTAAAACACTTTCATTTAAAGGAGTAGTGGTTTCATAA
- a CDS encoding SDR family oxidoreductase — MNLYTQPMLREGALKDKVAIVTGGGSGLGKAMTKYFLELGAKVVITSRNLEKLQGTAKELEDETGGKVLCVACDVRNWDEVEAMKEATLKEFGRIDILLNNAAGNFISPTERLTHSAFDSILDIVLKGTKNCTLSIGKHWIDSKTPGTVLNIVTTYSWTGSAYVVPSACAKAGVLAMTRSLAVEWAKYGIRFNAIAPGPFPTKGAWDRLLPGDLQEKFDMKKKVPLRRVGEHQELANLAAYLVSDYSAYMNGEVVTIDGGEWLQGAGEFNMLEDVPQEMWDALEAMIKSKKSN, encoded by the coding sequence ATGAATTTATATACACAACCAATGTTACGTGAAGGCGCATTAAAAGATAAAGTAGCTATTGTAACAGGAGGCGGAAGTGGTCTTGGAAAAGCTATGACCAAATATTTTCTAGAGCTTGGAGCTAAAGTTGTTATTACTTCAAGAAATCTTGAAAAGCTACAGGGGACAGCAAAAGAACTGGAAGATGAAACAGGAGGTAAAGTTCTTTGTGTTGCGTGCGATGTAAGAAACTGGGATGAAGTGGAAGCGATGAAAGAAGCGACTCTGAAGGAATTTGGAAGAATTGATATTTTATTGAACAATGCTGCAGGGAATTTTATTTCACCAACAGAGAGATTAACGCATTCTGCTTTTGATTCTATTTTAGATATTGTTTTGAAGGGAACAAAAAACTGCACACTTTCTATAGGAAAGCATTGGATAGATTCTAAAACTCCAGGAACAGTTTTAAATATTGTGACGACGTATTCCTGGACAGGTTCAGCTTATGTTGTTCCTTCAGCCTGTGCCAAAGCAGGAGTTTTGGCTATGACCAGATCTTTAGCGGTAGAATGGGCAAAATATGGAATCAGATTTAATGCTATTGCTCCAGGACCATTTCCTACAAAAGGAGCTTGGGATAGATTACTTCCCGGAGATCTACAGGAGAAATTTGATATGAAAAAGAAAGTGCCGTTAAGGAGAGTTGGGGAACATCAGGAGTTGGCTAATTTAGCTGCTTATCTGGTTTCAGATTATTCTGCTTATATGAATGGAGAAGTAGTAACCATCGATGGTGGTGAATGGCTTCAAGGTGCTGGAGAATTCAATATGTTGGAAGATGTTCCGCAAGAAATGTGGGATGCTTTAGAAGCTATGATCAAATCTAAAAAATCAAATTAG
- a CDS encoding M1 family metallopeptidase → MNCKLPTLVSAIAVFLFSGSAFAQETPKYDYVEAFKPFFYPQTGTETRSASGQPGHAYWQNSADYNLNVSLNDTKNEITGTAEIKYTNNSPDQLSFLWLQLDQNLFEKDSRGNGVVPMTGSRNGAHGEKLEGGYKIKSVKLDGKDVKYTITDTRMQIDLPKDLKSKGGVAKITIEYSFVSPEYGSDRMGVQETKNGKVFTMAQWYPRMCVYDDVLGWNTMPYLGASEFYLEYGNITANITVPANQYVVASGELLNYKEVYSKEENNRWEQARNSDKTIMIRPESEIGKNQSSGTKTWKFKIDQARDFAWASSSAFVLDAAKINLPSGKKSLAISAYPAESGGEKAWGRSTEYTKAAIEHYSQKWYEYTYPAATNVAGNEGGMEYPGIVFCHMDSKGDDLWGVTDHEFGHNWFPMIVGSNERLFAWMDEGFNTFINELSTEAFNKGEYYKKQNIAQTGSFLMSDNFEPIMVGADNMKERNIGVLAYFKPGMGLGILRESVLGPEKFDKAFRTYIARWAFKHPTPWDFFHTMENVSGEELNWFWRGWFFNKWKIDQSVKNVKYINGDFKNGAQITVENLGQLPMPTTVQIKFKDGTTQIVKLPIELWKRNNEWTFKVDTAKEINEVKLDPNSQIPDINPKNNSWPTEEVKPAEKINLKEFTGIFGSKEVPIKITFTEKNGQLFGQGTGQPEFPLEYAGNSKFTFDQAGLAIIFSKDKKSITFTQGSKEFKFTRE, encoded by the coding sequence ATGAATTGTAAACTCCCAACCCTTGTTTCCGCTATTGCAGTCTTTCTGTTTTCAGGATCTGCTTTTGCTCAGGAAACTCCGAAATATGATTATGTAGAAGCATTCAAACCTTTCTTCTATCCTCAGACGGGGACGGAAACCCGTTCTGCAAGCGGGCAGCCAGGTCATGCTTATTGGCAGAATTCAGCTGACTACAATCTAAATGTTAGCCTGAACGATACTAAAAATGAAATTACAGGTACCGCTGAAATTAAATATACCAATAACAGCCCGGATCAACTGAGCTTTCTTTGGTTACAGCTGGATCAGAATTTATTTGAGAAAGACTCACGTGGTAATGGTGTAGTACCTATGACAGGAAGCCGAAATGGTGCTCATGGAGAAAAACTGGAAGGTGGTTATAAAATTAAATCTGTGAAACTTGACGGTAAGGATGTAAAATATACGATTACCGATACGAGAATGCAGATTGATCTGCCTAAGGATCTTAAATCAAAAGGTGGAGTCGCAAAAATTACAATAGAGTATTCTTTTGTATCTCCAGAATATGGGTCTGATAGAATGGGAGTACAGGAAACTAAAAATGGTAAAGTTTTCACCATGGCACAGTGGTATCCAAGAATGTGTGTTTACGATGATGTGCTGGGTTGGAATACAATGCCTTATCTTGGTGCATCAGAATTCTATTTAGAATATGGAAATATCACAGCAAACATTACGGTTCCAGCTAATCAGTATGTAGTAGCTTCTGGAGAACTTCTCAATTATAAAGAAGTATATAGCAAGGAAGAAAATAACCGATGGGAGCAGGCAAGAAACAGTGATAAAACTATAATGATCCGTCCAGAATCAGAAATTGGTAAAAATCAATCCTCAGGAACTAAAACCTGGAAATTTAAAATAGATCAGGCAAGGGATTTTGCCTGGGCATCTTCATCGGCATTTGTATTGGATGCAGCAAAAATTAACCTGCCAAGTGGTAAAAAATCTTTAGCTATTTCTGCTTATCCCGCAGAAAGTGGTGGTGAGAAGGCCTGGGGGAGATCTACAGAATATACCAAGGCAGCAATAGAACATTATTCTCAGAAATGGTATGAATATACTTATCCGGCAGCCACAAACGTTGCTGGAAATGAAGGTGGAATGGAATATCCGGGTATTGTATTCTGTCATATGGATTCTAAAGGCGATGACCTTTGGGGAGTTACCGACCATGAATTCGGACACAACTGGTTTCCAATGATTGTAGGTTCTAATGAGAGGTTATTTGCATGGATGGACGAAGGTTTTAATACATTTATCAATGAATTATCTACAGAAGCTTTCAATAAAGGTGAATATTATAAAAAACAGAATATCGCTCAAACCGGAAGTTTTCTGATGAGTGATAATTTTGAGCCGATAATGGTTGGTGCCGATAATATGAAAGAAAGAAACATTGGCGTTCTTGCTTATTTTAAACCGGGTATGGGATTAGGGATTTTAAGAGAATCAGTTCTTGGTCCTGAAAAATTTGATAAGGCCTTTAGAACATATATTGCACGATGGGCTTTTAAACACCCAACACCATGGGATTTCTTTCATACAATGGAAAATGTTTCCGGTGAAGAACTGAACTGGTTCTGGAGGGGTTGGTTCTTTAATAAATGGAAAATTGATCAATCCGTTAAGAACGTGAAATACATCAATGGCGATTTTAAAAATGGAGCTCAGATTACGGTTGAGAATCTTGGTCAATTACCGATGCCAACTACAGTACAGATCAAGTTTAAAGATGGAACCACACAGATTGTAAAACTTCCTATTGAACTTTGGAAACGTAATAACGAATGGACTTTTAAAGTAGATACTGCTAAAGAGATCAATGAGGTGAAATTGGATCCGAATTCTCAGATCCCAGATATTAATCCGAAAAATAATAGCTGGCCTACAGAAGAAGTAAAGCCTGCTGAAAAAATTAACCTGAAAGAATTTACAGGAATATTTGGTAGTAAAGAAGTTCCAATAAAAATAACATTTACTGAAAAAAACGGACAGCTTTTTGGGCAAGGAACAGGACAACCTGAGTTTCCGCTTGAATATGCTGGTAACAGTAAATTTACTTTTGATCAGGCTGGACTCGCTATCATTTTTAGTAAAGATAAAAAGTCGATTACTTTTACGCAGGGCTCAAAAGAATTCAAATTCACAAGAGAATAG
- a CDS encoding endonuclease/exonuclease/phosphatase family protein, translating to MFFATGFSQDLKVMSFNIRLQVDSDKENAWTERKPEVLDLLMYYHPDYFGVQEALPEQMKDLKSGLKNYDYVGVGRDDGKEDGEFSAIFYDKERLQVLQSGTFWLSETPEKPSKGWDAACNRVCTYAVFKDKKSKKEFLAMNLHFDHIGNVARTKSAELILKKIKGLNPKNLPLTLSGDFNLTDTSEPIKIISQNLKDSFYNSETKHYGPVGTFTAFNVNEIPKDRIDYIFVKGMKVRSHRHINDRRTNLLYPSDHFPVIVDLSL from the coding sequence ATGTTTTTTGCTACTGGATTCTCACAGGATCTTAAAGTAATGAGTTTTAATATCAGGCTTCAGGTAGATTCTGATAAAGAAAATGCATGGACAGAAAGAAAACCGGAGGTACTGGACTTACTAATGTATTATCACCCGGATTATTTTGGAGTTCAGGAGGCACTTCCGGAGCAGATGAAAGACCTTAAAAGTGGATTGAAGAACTATGATTATGTAGGAGTAGGAAGAGATGATGGTAAAGAAGATGGTGAGTTTTCGGCTATTTTTTATGATAAAGAAAGATTGCAGGTATTACAGTCAGGCACTTTCTGGCTTTCGGAAACTCCTGAAAAACCTTCCAAAGGTTGGGATGCTGCCTGCAACAGGGTTTGTACTTATGCTGTTTTCAAGGATAAGAAATCTAAAAAAGAATTTTTAGCAATGAATCTTCATTTTGATCATATCGGAAATGTAGCAAGAACGAAATCCGCAGAATTAATTTTAAAAAAGATAAAAGGGTTAAATCCTAAAAATTTACCATTAACGTTAAGTGGAGACTTTAATTTAACGGATACCAGTGAACCAATTAAAATCATTTCTCAAAATCTTAAAGATAGTTTTTATAATTCCGAAACTAAACATTATGGTCCGGTAGGAACTTTCACGGCATTCAATGTCAATGAAATCCCTAAAGACAGGATTGATTATATTTTTGTAAAAGGAATGAAAGTAAGATCCCATAGGCATATTAATGATAGAAGGACGAACTTATTATACCCTTCAGATCATTTTCCTGTTATTGTAGATCTATCATTATAA